In Methanosarcina barkeri MS, a single window of DNA contains:
- a CDS encoding iron-sulfur cluster assembly scaffold protein, protein MKFPYSQKVLEHFKNPHNVGKIENPDGKGLEGSPACGDMVAVYIKVNPDTKIIEDIKFESYGCASNIATGSVITDIAKGKTLDEAKKITWKQASEELGGLPPIKAHCSVLAVEGLRAAIKDYEEKHGLITEKEPTTEKVIQSRLKHVMNPLTGLDIIRTNLILKTSVEDGVVRVVVDLPANHQFAPAIKEDIIEKLGSLWDVERVDVVFTA, encoded by the coding sequence ATGAAGTTTCCTTACAGCCAAAAAGTACTGGAGCATTTCAAGAACCCTCACAATGTGGGAAAGATCGAGAACCCTGACGGGAAAGGCCTTGAAGGAAGCCCGGCTTGCGGAGACATGGTAGCGGTTTACATTAAGGTCAATCCTGATACCAAGATTATTGAAGATATAAAATTCGAATCTTATGGCTGCGCCTCAAACATTGCTACTGGCTCGGTTATTACAGATATTGCGAAAGGAAAGACCCTTGATGAGGCGAAGAAAATAACATGGAAACAGGCTTCAGAAGAACTTGGAGGGCTCCCTCCGATCAAAGCCCACTGCTCAGTGCTTGCAGTTGAGGGCCTGCGGGCCGCAATCAAAGACTATGAAGAAAAACACGGGCTTATAACCGAGAAAGAGCCTACCACCGAAAAAGTAATCCAGAGCAGGCTAAAGCACGTTATGAACCCCCTGACCGGCCTTGACATAATTCGTACAAACCTTATCCTGAAAACGAGCGTGGAAGATGGAGTTGTGAGGGTGGTTGTAGACCTGCCTGCAAATCATCAGTTTGCTCCAGCAATAAAAGAGGATATTATAGAAAAATTGGGGTCTTTATGGGATGTTGAAAGAGTTGATGTAGTGTTTACGGCCTGA
- a CDS encoding helix-turn-helix transcriptional regulator, whose amino-acid sequence MKSKAHTRVETKSSLLDTIFLSEKRKTLLLLLKEEGPKSSEDIKDVLDFPWKSITPQIKKLTDWGLVLEDNGIYSLSDMGAVIASNAEFFLNTLSVYEENLDFWSDHDVSPIPSYILNKIGELGHVKIIEQDFSNVFQLPEEVMTNLMSSRSIMSFISIVHPFSLLLLFEYLQKDTEATTIVTEKVLEAFQTEYNSDIPLLKTSNPIINKALIEYKKEIKKVFRSKVSDFMVYEGDLNPISLIVTDKIFFLSLLDKKGRVTTRFLIAFEPQALKWGEELFMYYKERSKSVPSSLSTL is encoded by the coding sequence ATGAAATCGAAAGCACATACCAGAGTAGAAACCAAATCTTCGCTTCTGGATACTATTTTCCTTTCTGAAAAGAGAAAGACTCTTCTTTTACTCCTTAAAGAAGAAGGCCCAAAAAGCAGCGAGGATATCAAAGATGTGCTTGATTTTCCCTGGAAATCAATCACTCCCCAAATTAAAAAATTAACTGATTGGGGCCTTGTTCTCGAAGATAATGGAATATACTCCCTCTCAGATATGGGTGCAGTGATTGCCTCGAATGCAGAGTTTTTCCTGAATACGCTTTCAGTATATGAAGAAAATCTGGATTTCTGGTCTGACCACGACGTAAGCCCTATTCCTTCCTACATTCTTAACAAAATCGGAGAACTGGGTCACGTCAAAATTATAGAACAGGATTTCTCAAACGTTTTCCAGCTTCCAGAAGAGGTTATGACAAATTTAATGAGTTCCAGGAGTATAATGTCTTTTATTTCGATAGTTCATCCTTTTTCTCTTTTACTTCTTTTTGAGTATCTTCAAAAGGACACCGAAGCTACAACAATTGTTACAGAGAAAGTTCTAGAGGCTTTCCAGACCGAATATAATTCCGATATTCCACTTTTAAAAACAAGCAATCCCATAATTAACAAAGCTCTGATCGAATATAAGAAAGAAATAAAAAAGGTCTTTCGCAGCAAAGTTTCTGATTTTATGGTATACGAAGGTGACTTAAACCCCATATCATTGATTGTAACTGATAAGATCTTTTTCCTCTCTTTACTTGACAAAAAAGGGAGAGTGACAACCCGATTTTTAATTGCCTTTGAACCTCAGGCTTTAAAATGGGGAGAGGAACTTTTCATGTATTATAAGGAAAGGTCAAAGTCCGTACCTTCATCTTTGTCTACCTTATGA
- a CDS encoding cupredoxin domain-containing protein produces MVIPKRSSIQSWKTGGFKTEDRNKSIIFALLIVALLITSTGFAAAKEATIVVKSADTPDNRVVIFSAFSPEKIDIHSGESVTWINFKKPKAPVVLVSADELWEETTLNYGKAFSFTFENPGTYSFTLKDNPDIKGTVTVLAGESQNASSENSVGTTVTAEKAQVQSNPNSSMKNLEVKNKENVENKENVKNKEKIAIYSTTLTPNLIEIEKGSTVSWVNYKRPKGSSVLVSEDGLWEKQTINYGKAFSYTFEDSGTYTFSLEGVTEAKATVVVK; encoded by the coding sequence ATGGTAATTCCAAAAAGGAGTTCGATACAAAGCTGGAAAACTGGAGGTTTTAAGACGGAAGACCGTAATAAATCTATAATCTTTGCCCTGCTAATAGTGGCGCTTCTTATTACGTCGACAGGGTTTGCAGCGGCAAAAGAAGCAACAATAGTTGTAAAAAGTGCTGATACCCCTGATAACAGGGTAGTTATTTTCAGTGCCTTTTCACCCGAGAAAATTGATATACACTCCGGTGAAAGTGTTACCTGGATTAACTTCAAGAAACCAAAAGCCCCAGTAGTGCTTGTAAGCGCTGACGAGCTTTGGGAAGAGACAACATTGAACTATGGAAAAGCCTTTTCCTTTACTTTTGAAAACCCAGGGACCTATTCTTTTACCCTTAAAGATAACCCTGATATAAAAGGAACAGTAACCGTACTTGCTGGTGAATCACAGAACGCAAGTTCAGAAAACTCTGTGGGAACAACAGTCACCGCAGAAAAAGCGCAGGTTCAGTCAAACCCAAACTCCTCTATGAAAAATCTAGAGGTCAAGAATAAAGAAAACGTCGAGAATAAAGAAAACGTCAAGAATAAGGAAAAGATAGCAATATATTCAACGACACTTACTCCAAATCTCATAGAAATTGAAAAAGGAAGCACAGTTTCGTGGGTAAACTACAAAAGACCAAAAGGATCTTCAGTGCTTGTGAGTGAGGATGGTTTGTGGGAAAAACAAACTATTAACTACGGAAAAGCGTTTTCATATACGTTTGAAGATTCAGGAACTTACACATTCAGTCTGGAAGGAGTTACAGAAGCAAAAGCTACTGTAGTAGTAAAGTAA
- a CDS encoding epoxyqueuosine reductase, translating into MELKNKIETIIKNTVANSDTETRYREPIIGFASTTDPIFMEIKQIVGFHHLNPKEIFPEAKTVVAFFLPFDKELVKQNLKSGVVKESIQASLDTSHLIGEINERIKTELAKDGVTAIVPKAIFDYKNKGFNVSWSHKSAAYAAGIGTFGVNQMLITKSGCAGRIGSLLISAEIPPTPRPKEEFCRHKRGEKCLVCVDRCQSGALSSNGFDKEKCFMQLQEDIKAYPELNQHGCGKCTTGPCTLDPAELEEDSVKSLTTNII; encoded by the coding sequence ATGGAACTAAAAAACAAGATTGAGACCATAATAAAGAACACTGTAGCAAATTCAGATACTGAAACAAGATATCGTGAGCCTATTATAGGTTTTGCTTCTACTACCGATCCTATTTTTATGGAAATTAAACAAATCGTAGGTTTTCATCACTTAAATCCAAAAGAAATCTTTCCTGAAGCAAAGACCGTTGTTGCTTTCTTCTTGCCATTTGATAAAGAACTTGTGAAACAGAACTTGAAATCAGGTGTGGTAAAGGAATCTATTCAGGCTAGCCTAGATACTTCTCACCTTATCGGAGAAATCAATGAAAGAATCAAAACTGAACTTGCAAAAGATGGTGTCACAGCAATTGTACCTAAAGCGATTTTCGATTATAAGAATAAGGGTTTTAATGTTTCATGGTCTCACAAGAGCGCCGCTTATGCTGCCGGAATTGGAACATTCGGAGTTAACCAAATGTTGATTACGAAATCTGGATGTGCAGGTCGAATTGGCTCTCTTCTGATTTCTGCCGAAATACCCCCTACTCCACGTCCAAAAGAAGAGTTCTGTAGACACAAAAGAGGAGAAAAATGCCTTGTATGTGTGGATAGATGTCAATCCGGTGCTCTTAGTTCAAATGGGTTTGATAAAGAAAAATGCTTCATGCAGCTTCAAGAAGATATAAAAGCTTACCCTGAACTTAATCAACATGGCTGTGGGAAGTGCACCACTGGTCCCTGCACCCTAGATCCTGCTGAGTTAGAAGAGGATTCTGTAAAGTCTTTGACAACTAATATCATATAA
- a CDS encoding (Fe-S)-binding protein, translating into MPGNPNEIKLVNNAMSNATRRKIMNFLVDGDRSTEEVAEAAGKTMLDFHLKLLQQANLIELGDGTVRLSEYGRNFLKGKEEKDTQKNTDLSQAKPVEIAEIRQLLPCIADSSKFRVIANMTPPLGGTLKVLEPLFPRGRYSDKINALIMQKGEVLTTVYGTGKVTMTMIKNESEAREALESLRSIINEAIAKGVAPAPREKVRVEPMELYKYLPQTNCGKCGEQSCYTFAIKLMSGETSLDKCTSLKEPKYATNQEHLQVLSAYI; encoded by the coding sequence ATGCCTGGAAATCCGAATGAGATAAAACTTGTAAATAATGCTATGTCTAATGCCACCCGAAGGAAGATTATGAACTTTCTTGTAGATGGCGATAGAAGTACCGAAGAAGTCGCAGAAGCCGCAGGAAAGACAATGCTCGACTTCCATCTCAAGCTTCTGCAACAGGCAAACCTGATTGAATTAGGAGATGGAACAGTCAGATTAAGTGAATACGGCAGAAATTTTCTGAAGGGCAAGGAAGAAAAAGATACTCAAAAAAACACCGATCTCTCTCAGGCAAAACCTGTGGAAATTGCGGAAATCCGGCAGCTTTTACCCTGTATAGCAGACTCCTCAAAATTCAGGGTAATTGCAAATATGACTCCCCCGCTTGGTGGAACCCTCAAAGTTCTTGAACCTCTCTTTCCCAGAGGTAGATACTCGGACAAGATTAACGCCCTGATAATGCAAAAAGGAGAAGTGCTTACAACGGTTTACGGTACTGGAAAAGTTACCATGACAATGATTAAAAATGAGTCAGAGGCCAGAGAAGCGCTTGAAAGTCTTAGAAGTATCATCAATGAGGCTATTGCAAAGGGTGTTGCTCCGGCTCCTCGGGAAAAGGTCAGGGTCGAACCCATGGAGCTTTACAAATACCTGCCTCAGACCAATTGCGGTAAATGCGGCGAACAGAGCTGTTATACTTTTGCCATAAAACTCATGAGCGGAGAAACTTCCCTTGATAAATGTACATCGCTCAAGGAGCCGAAGTACGCAACTAACCAGGAACATTTGCAGGTTCTCAGTGCGTACATTTGA
- a CDS encoding carboxymuconolactone decarboxylase family protein yields the protein MSFLDEMLPETAEAFGQMRNSIFKDGYLDLKTKELIAIASSVLMRCQFCVDTHSQRAIAAGATKEEIAETISVAMFVAAGTQIGWTNVYKENIYDKIFEKDKGEEEKDKEEDCCCCCKD from the coding sequence ATGTCATTTTTGGATGAAATGTTACCTGAAACTGCGGAAGCTTTTGGACAGATGAGAAATTCCATATTCAAAGATGGTTATCTGGATCTTAAAACCAAAGAACTTATAGCCATTGCCTCCTCTGTCCTTATGCGTTGTCAGTTTTGCGTTGATACACATTCGCAAAGAGCGATTGCTGCAGGAGCCACAAAGGAGGAAATTGCCGAAACGATTTCAGTAGCTATGTTTGTTGCTGCAGGCACACAGATAGGGTGGACAAACGTATACAAAGAAAATATATACGACAAAATCTTTGAAAAGGATAAGGGAGAAGAAGAGAAAGATAAGGAAGAAGACTGTTGTTGCTGCTGTAAGGACTAA
- a CDS encoding arsenite methyltransferase produces the protein MDASEKKQVIKEKYGKIAMVGGSCCSSGCCGDSSATDLSKSIGYSDNDINAVPDANLGLGCGNPTAFAELKPSDVVLDLGSGAGFDCFLAAQKVGKSGKVIGVDMTQAMVEKAKANSQKYGYTNVEFRLGDIEALPVESESVDVIISNCVINLAPDKEKVFKEAFRVLKPEGAMYISDMVLLAELPENLKNDKDLLTGCLAGALLKEEYLGLLKRAGFLVEVLNEDLDISKRQYNELPAESLKLKAWK, from the coding sequence GTGGATGCAAGTGAAAAAAAGCAAGTAATTAAAGAGAAATACGGAAAGATAGCAATGGTAGGTGGGTCCTGTTGTTCGAGTGGATGTTGTGGCGATTCGAGTGCGACAGACCTGTCAAAATCCATTGGTTATTCTGACAATGATATCAACGCTGTTCCAGACGCAAATCTGGGTCTTGGTTGTGGAAACCCAACAGCTTTTGCAGAATTAAAACCAAGCGATGTTGTACTAGATCTCGGCTCAGGCGCAGGATTTGACTGTTTCCTTGCTGCACAGAAGGTAGGGAAATCAGGAAAGGTTATTGGAGTTGATATGACTCAGGCTATGGTCGAAAAGGCAAAAGCAAATTCCCAGAAATACGGTTATACCAATGTCGAATTTCGTCTGGGAGATATAGAAGCTCTTCCGGTTGAGAGCGAATCAGTGGATGTTATTATCAGTAATTGCGTGATCAATCTTGCTCCAGATAAAGAAAAAGTTTTTAAAGAAGCCTTTAGAGTTTTGAAACCAGAAGGCGCAATGTATATTTCGGATATGGTTCTTCTGGCCGAGCTTCCCGAAAACCTGAAAAATGACAAAGACTTGCTCACAGGCTGCCTTGCAGGTGCCTTGCTTAAGGAAGAGTATCTTGGGCTTTTAAAAAGAGCCGGATTTTTAGTTGAAGTTTTGAATGAAGATCTGGATATAAGCAAAAGACAATATAATGAGTTGCCTGCAGAGAGCTTAAAACTTAAAGCCTGGAAATAA
- a CDS encoding IS1634 family transposase, which produces MTLSPSSESTTHLGHYGLIAGVFDELEISDLIDTLLPKKSGHNISHSTVLKAMCINGLGFTERRLYLFPAFFENLPTERLLGEGVLPEHLNDDVFGRTLDKIHEYGATELFNHIILQAMKHVPINPRFCHSDTTNFSVYGDYENDDNSKTINITYGHPKDKRVDLLRFSISMVTDQKGIPLFVRALDGNSSDKKVLIKTIKEVTQNLNLDQRVYHVADSAFYTESNVKEIGTSAFFISRVPATINESKELLITDLILETCSDERYSCYAVKSCYGGIEQLWVVFCSEEMKKKEEKTFDEKILKELEATEKSLKKLSTLEFACEADARIASEQWLKENELYEFTKLEIKTKSHRLENKKGRPRKGEDVQTFYLIEAEIKHDQDKLQEKRAKLGRFILATNDLELTPDQLLKYYKEQGTVERGFRFLKDKSFRVSEVYLKKESRIEALAMVMVLCLLLYSIAEWKLRTRLEEAKEAIRNQVKKKTQTPTMKWVFFLFRRITELEIEIEGKRIKKVLNLDEETIKVLRLMGEKYEKYYM; this is translated from the coding sequence ATGACTCTCTCTCCCAGCTCTGAATCCACAACTCATCTTGGCCATTATGGCCTTATTGCTGGCGTATTTGACGAACTTGAAATTTCAGATTTGATTGACACTCTTCTTCCTAAGAAAAGTGGCCATAACATTTCTCATTCTACTGTTCTTAAGGCAATGTGCATTAACGGTTTAGGATTTACTGAACGTCGTCTTTACCTATTTCCTGCTTTCTTTGAAAACTTACCTACTGAAAGGTTACTGGGAGAAGGTGTTCTCCCAGAACACCTTAATGATGACGTTTTTGGCAGAACTCTGGACAAAATCCATGAATATGGAGCAACTGAACTCTTCAACCATATAATTCTGCAAGCTATGAAACACGTTCCTATTAATCCTCGTTTTTGTCATTCAGATACTACAAATTTCAGTGTTTATGGTGACTATGAAAACGATGATAACAGCAAAACTATCAACATTACTTATGGTCATCCTAAAGATAAGAGAGTCGATTTACTTCGTTTTTCTATTTCTATGGTTACTGATCAGAAAGGAATTCCTCTGTTTGTGAGAGCGTTAGATGGTAACAGTTCCGATAAGAAAGTTCTCATCAAAACCATAAAGGAAGTAACACAGAACCTGAATCTTGATCAGAGAGTCTATCATGTTGCAGACAGCGCATTTTATACTGAAAGTAATGTCAAAGAAATAGGAACTAGCGCTTTTTTCATATCGAGAGTACCTGCAACCATCAATGAATCAAAGGAATTATTGATAACAGACTTAATTCTGGAAACATGCTCTGATGAACGTTATTCTTGTTACGCTGTAAAATCCTGTTATGGTGGAATAGAACAGTTATGGGTTGTATTTTGTTCAGAGGAAATGAAAAAGAAGGAAGAGAAGACATTTGATGAAAAGATTCTTAAGGAGCTTGAAGCAACAGAAAAATCCCTTAAAAAGCTTTCTACTCTTGAATTTGCCTGTGAAGCTGATGCAAGAATAGCGTCTGAACAATGGTTGAAAGAGAATGAATTGTATGAATTCACGAAACTTGAGATAAAAACTAAATCACACAGACTTGAAAACAAGAAAGGAAGACCAAGGAAAGGTGAAGATGTACAGACTTTTTACCTGATAGAAGCAGAGATAAAACACGATCAGGATAAATTACAGGAAAAAAGAGCAAAGTTAGGAAGGTTCATTCTTGCAACCAATGATCTGGAGTTGACTCCAGATCAACTCCTAAAGTACTATAAAGAACAGGGAACAGTTGAAAGAGGGTTCAGGTTCCTTAAGGATAAGAGTTTCAGAGTGTCTGAGGTATATCTGAAAAAAGAATCCAGAATAGAAGCACTTGCAATGGTAATGGTTCTATGTTTGTTATTGTATTCAATAGCTGAGTGGAAACTGAGAACAAGATTGGAAGAAGCAAAAGAAGCTATCAGAAATCAGGTTAAGAAAAAAACACAGACTCCAACAATGAAATGGGTATTCTTTCTGTTCAGGAGAATAACAGAGTTAGAGATCGAAATTGAGGGAAAGAGGATAAAGAAGGTATTAAATCTGGATGAAGAAACAATTAAAGTGCTGAGATTGATGGGAGAAAAATACGAAAAATATTATATGTGA
- a CDS encoding tetrahydromethanopterin S-methyltransferase subunit A, with amino-acid sequence MVNVLSNPHISCLIVCGKESEHFAGQSLLSLAENGVSTFGGPKKIVGSEGVIPYLNEIPATAISRFLREIEVIDLVGITDPSVIQQAIDSCSRKERNEAPELFMPEIDENSWKKYESQVKQNVMSKIKRE; translated from the coding sequence ATAGTTAATGTGCTTTCAAATCCTCACATCAGTTGCCTGATTGTCTGCGGGAAGGAAAGTGAACATTTTGCCGGGCAGTCCCTGCTGTCACTTGCCGAAAATGGGGTTTCGACTTTCGGAGGGCCAAAAAAGATTGTCGGGTCCGAAGGAGTAATTCCTTACCTTAACGAAATTCCAGCGACTGCAATCTCTCGTTTTCTTAGGGAAATTGAAGTCATTGACCTTGTAGGGATAACCGACCCTTCGGTCATCCAACAGGCAATAGATTCCTGTAGTAGAAAAGAAAGAAACGAAGCTCCGGAGCTTTTCATGCCCGAAATTGATGAAAATAGCTGGAAGAAATATGAATCTCAGGTAAAGCAGAATGTAATGTCCAAAATTAAAAGAGAATAA
- a CDS encoding DUF6951 family protein — protein sequence MTEFTVNSNICGFVHKIRGSKKGNKIIVDIETPCEKIKKFSHMEVPMMEIMDIKNNYVIDRAQEAQCSSNCLVPCAVLNLCRLESGFLAKSLVKKAGSISIEFNEV from the coding sequence TTGACTGAATTTACTGTAAATTCTAATATCTGTGGTTTTGTTCACAAGATACGTGGAAGCAAAAAAGGAAATAAAATTATTGTTGACATTGAAACTCCATGTGAAAAGATAAAGAAGTTCTCTCACATGGAAGTTCCCATGATGGAAATTATGGATATCAAAAACAACTATGTGATTGATAGAGCACAGGAAGCACAGTGCTCCTCAAACTGTCTTGTACCCTGTGCAGTGCTCAATCTCTGCAGGTTGGAAAGTGGTTTCCTTGCAAAATCTCTCGTAAAAAAAGCGGGTAGTATTAGCATCGAGTTCAATGAAGTTTAA
- a CDS encoding putative zinc-binding protein yields the protein MAEEVKCACGSANVAIFPCSGASNVGQLSNKAAIELEKQNFGNMMCTVGIGARAPGLMKSAEASEKIIAIDGCPVNCASKTLELAGFKVDRHIVISELGIKKNKDKDLKDNEVSEALEKTFEILQSE from the coding sequence ATGGCAGAAGAGGTAAAATGTGCATGTGGTTCGGCAAATGTGGCAATTTTCCCATGTAGTGGGGCTTCAAATGTGGGACAACTTTCAAATAAGGCCGCGATAGAACTCGAAAAACAAAACTTTGGAAATATGATGTGTACCGTAGGAATCGGGGCTAGAGCTCCCGGACTCATGAAATCCGCCGAGGCTTCAGAAAAGATAATTGCAATTGATGGCTGCCCGGTGAACTGTGCAAGCAAAACTCTTGAACTTGCAGGTTTTAAAGTGGATCGACATATTGTAATTTCTGAGTTAGGAATTAAAAAGAATAAAGACAAGGATCTCAAGGACAATGAAGTCTCAGAAGCTCTAGAAAAAACTTTTGAGATACTGCAGTCCGAATGA
- a CDS encoding thioredoxin family protein — translation MKIEILGTGCPKCKKTKEIIEKVLKQTGVEAEVIKVEDIEKILNYGVMVTPAVAIDGEVKVAGKVPDEKDIRKWITQ, via the coding sequence ATGAAGATCGAAATTCTCGGAACTGGTTGTCCAAAATGCAAAAAAACAAAAGAAATTATTGAAAAAGTACTGAAGCAGACTGGCGTAGAAGCTGAAGTAATTAAAGTTGAGGATATTGAAAAAATCCTGAACTACGGAGTTATGGTTACTCCTGCAGTTGCCATTGATGGAGAAGTAAAAGTTGCAGGTAAGGTTCCAGACGAAAAAGATATTCGAAAATGGATTACTCAATAA
- a CDS encoding permease — protein MVDIFYPLQWIADKLTYEVFKIAPDTHLASSVNFIIYDVLKIFILLDVMIFVVSYIRTYVTPEKTRKILGGRTGLQYHLLASMLGVVTPFCSCSSVPLFIGFVESGIPLGVTFSFLITSPLVNEAAVAALWATIGLKVTLIYIVSGVVLGVFGGYIIGLLKMEKYVADFVYKIKVGDQNIEQESLKIKERAAIAFDNVKEIVGKVWIYVIIGVTLGGIFHGYAPEGILAQYAGKDNLLAVPIAVVMGVPLYSNVMGMIPIVESLIGKGLPVGTALAFLMAVTALSLPEMIILKKVLKKELIGAFVLIVTISIIFTGYLFNILL, from the coding sequence ATGGTTGATATATTTTATCCTCTTCAATGGATTGCTGATAAACTGACATATGAGGTGTTTAAAATTGCACCTGACACACATCTTGCATCCAGTGTTAACTTTATCATTTATGATGTGCTGAAAATTTTTATTCTTCTGGATGTAATGATTTTTGTTGTTTCCTACATCAGGACCTATGTAACTCCAGAAAAAACCCGAAAAATCCTTGGAGGCAGAACAGGATTGCAATATCATCTATTAGCCTCCATGCTAGGAGTGGTCACACCTTTCTGTTCCTGTTCATCAGTACCTCTTTTTATTGGTTTTGTTGAATCTGGAATCCCTCTCGGAGTGACTTTCTCCTTTCTTATTACCTCACCTCTGGTAAATGAGGCTGCAGTTGCTGCACTGTGGGCCACCATTGGCCTTAAAGTAACCTTGATCTATATAGTATCAGGTGTTGTGCTCGGAGTTTTTGGTGGGTACATAATAGGCCTTCTGAAAATGGAAAAATATGTGGCTGATTTTGTTTACAAGATAAAGGTCGGTGATCAAAATATAGAGCAGGAATCTCTGAAAATAAAAGAAAGAGCTGCTATTGCCTTTGACAATGTTAAAGAAATCGTGGGAAAGGTCTGGATATACGTAATTATTGGAGTTACTTTGGGAGGAATCTTCCACGGATATGCTCCCGAAGGCATCCTTGCACAATATGCAGGGAAAGACAATTTGCTTGCTGTTCCAATTGCAGTCGTTATGGGGGTGCCCCTATACTCAAACGTTATGGGTATGATCCCTATCGTGGAAAGCCTTATTGGAAAAGGGCTTCCTGTAGGCACTGCTCTAGCTTTCCTTATGGCAGTTACTGCACTTTCGCTTCCTGAAATGATTATCCTGAAGAAGGTACTTAAAAAAGAGTTGATTGGAGCTTTTGTTTTAATTGTTACGATATCGATAATATTTACTGGATATCTATTTAACATTCTTCTCTAA
- a CDS encoding ArsR/SmtB family transcription factor: MINEENIQLFKALSEDTRYRIIKALIESENKCRENKYGNRGELCACEIPEIIGRTQSNTSMHLAKLQDWGIIKVRKEGKKRLYSIQNDKIRKILEVLEE; this comes from the coding sequence ATGATTAATGAAGAAAATATACAGCTTTTCAAAGCCCTAAGTGAAGACACCAGGTATAGAATTATCAAGGCGTTAATCGAATCTGAAAATAAATGCAGAGAAAATAAATATGGTAACAGAGGAGAGCTATGCGCCTGTGAAATCCCGGAAATAATAGGGAGGACTCAGTCCAATACTTCAATGCATCTTGCAAAATTACAGGATTGGGGGATAATTAAGGTAAGAAAAGAGGGGAAAAAGAGGTTATATTCAATCCAAAACGATAAAATCAGGAAAATTCTGGAAGTGCTTGAGGAATAA
- a CDS encoding ArsR/SmtB family transcription factor, whose protein sequence is MSYCCPVDPEKKKEWEDKMLQEIDFLDNDIKKASEIFSALGHPIRLKIAYFLSQRDHCVCELIFKLNERQNLVSHHLSILKNCGIVEAYSSSKWHFYRLNPEFEDIFDIIKQLQNKKSE, encoded by the coding sequence ATGAGCTATTGCTGTCCTGTTGACCCTGAGAAAAAGAAGGAATGGGAAGATAAAATGCTCCAGGAAATCGATTTTCTGGACAACGATATAAAAAAAGCTAGTGAGATCTTTAGCGCTCTAGGGCATCCTATAAGGCTGAAAATTGCTTATTTTCTCTCACAGCGAGACCACTGCGTTTGCGAATTGATATTTAAATTGAACGAAAGGCAGAACCTTGTTTCTCATCACCTGTCAATCCTAAAAAACTGCGGGATCGTTGAAGCCTACAGCAGTTCAAAATGGCATTTTTACAGGTTGAATCCTGAATTTGAAGATATTTTTGATATTATTAAGCAGCTACAAAACAAAAAATCCGAATAA
- a CDS encoding universal stress protein, producing MTLNNTFQKILIATDGSKYSQNAVLQGMELAKLIGAKVYALYVFNKNAYVPPVLETPIHLGSNWNVMEEMLRKEGDNAIQYAEKVAKDKKIDYEGVVVEGDPASAILEFAEQNKVDIIIMGTLGKGGLERFLLGSVTDKVVRHSKVPVLVVKKQKQN from the coding sequence ATAACTCTTAACAATACTTTCCAAAAAATCCTGATTGCAACAGACGGGTCCAAATATAGTCAAAATGCCGTACTCCAAGGAATGGAACTTGCAAAACTTATAGGTGCGAAGGTCTATGCTCTTTATGTGTTTAATAAAAATGCATATGTACCGCCTGTACTGGAAACACCGATTCATCTGGGTTCTAACTGGAACGTCATGGAAGAAATGTTGCGTAAAGAAGGAGATAATGCTATCCAATATGCTGAGAAGGTTGCAAAGGATAAGAAAATAGACTATGAAGGTGTGGTTGTAGAAGGTGATCCTGCTAGTGCAATTCTGGAGTTTGCAGAGCAAAACAAGGTAGATATTATAATAATGGGAACCCTTGGTAAAGGAGGATTAGAAAGATTTTTGCTTGGAAGTGTAACAGATAAGGTTGTAAGGCACTCAAAGGTTCCAGTTCTTGTTGTTAAGAAACAAAAGCAGAATTAA